Proteins encoded in a region of the Phoenix dactylifera cultivar Barhee BC4 chromosome 3, palm_55x_up_171113_PBpolish2nd_filt_p, whole genome shotgun sequence genome:
- the LOC103706232 gene encoding transcription factor bHLH106-like codes for MYRSLSGSHRDGGNAGGSAAAVAMPGYFMASFYPVEMGGGGGGGGGDAPTDRALIASRNHREAEKRRRERIKSHLDRLRTILACDPKTDKASLLAKAVERVRDLKQRTADITETQLFPTENDEIVVLPSSSSNGERSVFEASLCCEDRSDLLPELIETLRSLRLKTLRAEIATLGGRVRNVLVLAKEKEEYEEEAEEGEGSGGAFLRDALKALVDRPVSDDRSKRRRVVDRGLA; via the exons ATGTATCGGAGCTTGTCGGGTAGCCACCGGGACGGGGGCAACGCCGGTGGGAGCGCCGCCGCCGTGGCCATGCCGGGCTACTTCATGGCGTCGTTCTACCCGGTGGAGAtgggcggcggaggcggcggcggcggcggtgatgCACCCACGGACCGGGCCCTCATCGCCTCCCGGAACCACCGCGAGGCCGAGAAGCGAAGAAGGGAGCGGATCAAGTCCCATCTCGATCGTCTTCGGACCATTCTTGCCTGCGACCCTAAG ACAGATAAAGCATCCCTCTTGGCAAAGGCAGTAGAACGCGTTAGAGATTTAAAGCAGCGAACAGCGGATATCACAGAGACCCAGCTCTTCCCCACTGAAAACGATGAGATCGTTGTGCTTCCCTCCTCCAGCTCCAATGGCGAAAGGTCAGTGTTTGAGGCCTCGCTGTGCTGCGAGGACCGGTCTGATCTGCTTCCGGAACTTATAGAGACCCTCCGGTCCCTCCGCCTCaagactctgagagccgagatTGCAACGCTTGGAGGAAGGGTGCGCAACGTGCTGGTCCTTgccaaagagaaagaagagtatgaggaggaggcggaggagggcgaGGGTTCCGGTGGTGCCTTCCTCAGGGATGCTCTCAAGGCTTTGGTGGACCGCCCAGTCTCCGATGACCGATCCAAACGTCGTCGAGTCGTGGACCGGGGTTTGGCCTGA